One region of Primulina tabacum isolate GXHZ01 chromosome 1, ASM2559414v2, whole genome shotgun sequence genomic DNA includes:
- the LOC142550932 gene encoding LOW QUALITY PROTEIN: BEL1-like homeodomain protein 2 (The sequence of the model RefSeq protein was modified relative to this genomic sequence to represent the inferred CDS: inserted 1 base in 1 codon), with protein sequence MGIAVACVITYRSQDYNSIQFLDKEXSTNPMSQAYHQGIYSFSNEFERSQQEQVQQQAQQQHIAQQIRRDKLRIQSFDPPPPSNLVGIEEKESGGVLPVYETVGMLSEMFSFPSGGVPTVTELLESQISQSYRNPRPPPTGAASAADWFLHRQGMAVGGGLGDSKNQISSINADPAAAMQLFLMNSQQQRSPSPSSSHHHPPPTSSTLHMLLPNHSSSPNSSNLQTFHTAPGAAFGQFTWVPKSEDEINPNEIPGVMEGQGLSLSLSSSLQHLEAVKAEELRMREGGMLCFGQGGGTSNSVAQYQFNNLNAGAATASSSLHLQGGVVGQNYQLQVGLGSSFGAVGILRSSKYTKAAQELLEEFCSVGRGQFKNNKLGQHNHNSNNADPSSNPSGGAGGVNSSSSSKDLPPLSAADRIEHQRRKVKLLSMLDEVDRKYSRYCEQMQMVVNSFDMVMGFGTAVPYTCLAQKAMSRHFRCLKDAIAAQLKHTCELLGEKDGGTSGITKGETPRLKILEQNLRQQRAFHQMGMMQQEAWRPQRGLPDRSVNILRAWLFEHFLHPYPSDADKHLLARQTGLSRNQVSNWFINARVRLWKPMVEEMYQQEAKDEADPQRDHSGSSSTSAAAAGTNSNNAQTSTPHATTTSAITPPSARKKSHEINAPESDPSFIAINRQRFSENQASNSNTNNNAATSAAQSFPGMQEADSGLTHKPSTAEVNESSTLIRFGANAGDVSLTLGLRHAGNFPEKSRFSIRDFGG encoded by the exons ATGGGAATAGCAGTGGCTTGTGTGATTACTTATCGCTCACAAGATTACAATTCAATTCAATTCTTGGACAAGG ATTCGACGAATCCTATGTCTCAAGCTTACCACCAAGGAATCTACAGTTTCTCGAATGAATTCGAGAGATCGCAACAAGAACAAGTACAGCAGCAAGCTCAGCAGCAGCATATAGCTCAGCAGATCCGAAGGGATAAACTGAGGATTCAAAGCTTCGACCCGCCGCCACCGTCGAACTTAGTCGGTATTGAAGAGAAAGAATCAGGTGGTGTGCTCCCAGTTTACGAAACTGTCGGGATGTTATCTGAAATGTTCAGTTTCCCGTCGGGAGGTGTACCTACGGTTACTGAGTTGTTGGAGAGTCAAATTTCACAGAGTTATCGGAATCCGAGGCCGCCGCCTACCGGAGCAGCTTCTGCTGCTGATTGGTTCTTACACCGTCAAGGGATGGCTGTAGGCGGTGGATTAGGAGATTCCAAGAATCAGATTTCTAGCATTAATGCGGATCCAGCAGCAGCCATGCAACTTTTCTTGATGAACTCACAGCAGCAAAGGTCTCCTTCACCATCTTCTTCACACCATCATCCTCCCCCTACTTCGTCCACTCTTCATATGCTGCTTCCTAACCATTCTTCTTCACCGAATTCTTCCAATCTCCAAACCTTTCACACCGCACCGGGAGCGGCTTTTGGTCAATTCACATGGGTTCCAAAGAGCGAGGACGAAATCAACCCTAATGAAATTCCGGGAGTAATGGAAGGACAAGGGCTATCTTTATCTTTATCCTCTTCACTTCAACACTTGGAAGCGGTGAAGGCCGAGGAATTGAGGATGAGAGAAGGAGGGATGCTATGTTTTGGGCAAGGCGGAGGGACCTCTAATTCTGTAGCACAGTATCAGTTCAATAATTTGAATGCCGGAGCCGCCACCGCCTCCTCCTCCTTACATCTGCAAGGCGGAGTAGTTGGTCAGAACTACCAGTTGCAGGTGGGGTTGGGGTCTTCTTTCGGAGCGGTCGGTATTTTGAGGAGTTCAAAGTACACGAAGGCAGCCCAAGAGTTGTTGGAAGAGTTTTGTAGCGTTGGAAGAGGTCAGTTCAAAAATAACAAACTCGGGCAGCATAATCACAACAGCAACAACGCTGACCCTAGTTCCAACCCCAGTGGCGGCGCCGGTGGTGTCaattcttcctcttcttcaaAAGATCTCCCTCCTCTGTCAGCTGCCGACAGAATCGAGCATCAAAGAAGAAAGGTCAAACTGTTATCCATGCTTGATGAG GTGGATAGAAAATACAGCCGTTACTGCGAGCAAATGCAGATGGTGGTGAACTCATTCGACATGGTGATGGGCTTCGGCACGGCGGTGCCGTACACCTGCCTTGCTCAGAAAGCCATGTCTCGCCATTTCCGGTGTCTGAAGGACGCCATCGCCGCCCAGTTGAAACACACCTGCGAGCTGCTGGGAGAAAAAGATGGCGGCACCTCAGGGATAACAAAAGGCGAGACACCTAGGCTGAAAATCCTCGAGCAAAACCTGCGGCAACAAAGAGCATTTCATCAGATGGGAATGATGCAGCAAGAAGCGTGGAGGCCTCAAAGAGGCTTGCCCGATCGATCTGTCAACATTTTGAGAGCTTGGCTTTTCGAACATTTCCTGCATCC GTATCCAAGCGACGCAGATAAGCATCTGCTGGCTAGGCAGACTGGCCTGTCGAGGAACCAG GTTTCAAACTGGTTCATCAATGCAAGGGTTCGGTTGTGGAAACCCATGGTCGAAGAGATGTACCAACAAGAAGCCAAGGATGAGGCAGATCCACAGCGGGACCATAGCGGCAGCAGCAGCACCAGCGCAGCAGCTGCAGGTACCAACAGTAACAATGCACAAACTTCAACGCCTCACGCCACCACCACCTCCGCAATTACTCCTCCGTCTGCACGCAAAAAATCTCATGAAATCAATGCCCCAGAAAGCGACCCTTCATTCATCGCAATTAATAGGCAACGCTTCTCGGAAAACCAAGCCAGCAATAGCAACACTAATAACAATGCCGCCACGTCGGCGGCGCAATCTTTTCCGGGCATGCAGGAGGCTGACTCCGGCCTCACACATAAGCCCTCTACTGCAGAAGTCAATGAATCCTCCACGCTGATTAGGTTTGGGGCGAATGCGGGCGACGTGTCTCTTACGCTAGGATTACGTCACGCCGGAAACTTTCCGGAGAAGAGCCGGTTTTCGATCAGAGACTTCGGGGGCTAG